From Candidatus Margulisiibacteriota bacterium, a single genomic window includes:
- a CDS encoding helix-turn-helix domain-containing protein encodes MSNIQKLQLHIGKRLKELRQKKGLTMEVLTGLLDIDFSNYVYLEKGHTGVPRLDILLKLTDFYGVPIDYLFLNYKAPLEKPLKTSRAEQRLLTVFRKMSFAARLACLEFLNKLPAKNKK; translated from the coding sequence ATGAGCAATATCCAAAAACTCCAGCTGCACATCGGCAAACGCCTGAAAGAATTACGCCAGAAAAAGGGTTTGACTATGGAAGTGTTGACCGGATTACTGGACATTGATTTTTCCAATTATGTTTATCTAGAAAAAGGCCATACCGGCGTGCCCCGCCTGGATATTTTACTAAAATTAACCGATTTTTATGGCGTGCCTATTGATTATTTATTTCTAAACTATAAAGCTCCTCTGGAAAAACCGCTTAAAACCAGCCGCGCAGAACAAAGATTGTTAACCGTCTTCCGCAAGATGAGTTTCGCGGCGCGGCTGGCTTGTTTAGAGTTTTTAAATAAACTGCCCGCCAAAAACAAAAAATAG
- the rsmD gene encoding 16S rRNA (guanine(966)-N(2))-methyltransferase RsmD, which produces MMRIIAGQYKHRLLAFPKNDPDLRPTKDMVKEALFSIIGARVNGARFLDLYAGSGSIGLEAVSRGAREAVFVDQNTQFIRGNIQKLGCLNTRVYHSDVPRALKSLAAKTENFDIIFLDPPYRRGLLAVSACFAILNPAGLLIAETAADYTPELPPEVKIRDERRYGSAKLLFLEKKN; this is translated from the coding sequence ATAATGCGCATCATCGCCGGACAATACAAACACCGCCTTTTGGCTTTTCCCAAAAATGATCCGGATCTGCGCCCGACCAAAGATATGGTTAAGGAAGCCTTGTTTTCTATTATCGGCGCCCGCGTCAACGGCGCGCGATTTTTAGATCTCTATGCGGGCAGCGGCTCGATCGGTCTGGAAGCGGTCAGTCGGGGCGCGCGCGAAGCGGTTTTCGTTGACCAAAACACGCAGTTTATCCGCGGCAATATTCAAAAACTCGGCTGCCTGAATACGCGTGTTTACCACAGCGACGTGCCGCGCGCGCTTAAATCTCTGGCGGCCAAAACGGAAAATTTTGATATTATTTTTCTTGATCCGCCGTACCGGCGGGGTCTGCTTGCGGTTTCGGCCTGCTTTGCTATACTAAATCCCGCTGGTTTGCTGATCGCTGAGACGGCGGCGGACTACACGCCGGAACTGCCGCCGGAGGTGAAGATCCGGGACGAGCGGCGTTACGGCTCGGCCAAGTTATTATTTTTGGAGAAAAAAAATTGA
- the coaD gene encoding pantetheine-phosphate adenylyltransferase, giving the protein MSKAIYPGSFDPITNGHLDIIERAAKIFDEIIVAVLHNDDKRHLFPIEERLRILQESLTHIPNVSLRTFDGLLVDFAVACGTNLVIRGLRMVSDFDYEFQMTLTNRQLKSDLETVFLMTDAAYSFLSSSVARQIAGYRGKVEHLVPPASAKALRQKFEKPPQK; this is encoded by the coding sequence TTGAGCAAAGCTATTTATCCGGGTTCTTTTGATCCGATCACCAATGGTCATCTTGACATCATCGAACGTGCCGCTAAAATTTTTGACGAGATAATTGTCGCGGTATTGCACAATGACGATAAACGGCATTTATTTCCGATCGAGGAGCGGCTGCGGATCTTGCAGGAATCCCTGACGCATATCCCCAATGTCTCGCTGCGGACTTTTGACGGACTGCTCGTCGATTTTGCCGTGGCGTGCGGCACCAATCTGGTCATTCGCGGCCTGCGCATGGTGTCCGATTTTGATTACGAATTTCAAATGACACTGACCAACCGCCAGCTCAAAAGCGATTTGGAGACGGTTTTCCTGATGACCGACGCGGCCTATTCTTTTTTGTCGTCGAGTGTGGCGCGGCAGATCGCCGGCTATCGCGGCAAGGTCGAGCATCTGGTGCCGCCGGCTTCGGCTAAAGCCCTACGACAAAAATTTGAAAAGCCTCCGCAAAAGTAA